From a region of the Chitinophaga caseinilytica genome:
- a CDS encoding ACP phosphodiesterase — MNYLAHAYLSFHDPDITAGQLIADFVKGKKTEDYPAPLRKGIVLHRALDDYTDHHPASKTARELFRPSSGLYGGVFLDVVYDHFLANDPQRFSLPTLARFAEDTYAAVSERLPQLPPAFRQMFSFMQSQNWLYHYHERISIFRSFGGIVRRSKYYPHPADVPYGVFNDHYAALRDCYNAFIPDAENFMKSLTSELS; from the coding sequence ATGAATTATCTCGCACACGCATATTTATCTTTTCATGATCCGGATATTACGGCCGGACAGTTGATCGCCGACTTCGTGAAGGGGAAAAAGACGGAAGATTACCCGGCGCCCCTTCGCAAAGGGATCGTGCTCCACCGTGCGCTCGACGATTACACCGATCATCACCCCGCCTCCAAAACGGCCCGGGAGCTCTTCCGCCCCAGTTCCGGCCTTTACGGCGGCGTGTTCCTCGACGTGGTGTACGACCATTTCCTGGCCAACGACCCGCAGCGGTTCTCCCTCCCCACGCTCGCCCGGTTCGCGGAAGACACCTATGCCGCGGTGAGCGAACGCCTCCCGCAGCTGCCCCCCGCGTTCCGCCAGATGTTCTCGTTCATGCAGTCGCAGAACTGGTTATATCATTACCATGAGCGCATCTCCATCTTCCGCAGCTTCGGCGGCATCGTGCGCCGCTCCAAATATTACCCGCACCCGGCAGACGTGCCCTACGGCGTGTTCAACGACCATTACGCAGCCCTCCGCGACTGCTACAACGCCTTCATCCCCGACGCCGAAAACTTTATGAAATCTCTCACATCTGAACTTTCCTGA
- a CDS encoding polysaccharide deacetylase family protein, translating to MFTAHEFADGGIHIAETLKSLGVKGSFFFTGEFYENPAFAPLVARLQADGNYLGPHSGRHLLYCDWKKRDSLLVTRPQFESDLDMNLRAMARLGIPEPHFFLPPYEWYNDTIVQWTNDLGMQLVNFTPGTRSNADYTYPEMGKSYVSSDRIYASIVEYEAGHPGGLDGFLLLLHAGTDTRRPDKFYFQLRKLIRYLQLKDYELVVVPRLLPRQ from the coding sequence GTGTTTACCGCACATGAGTTTGCAGATGGCGGGATACATATCGCGGAAACGCTGAAAAGCCTGGGGGTGAAGGGCTCGTTCTTTTTTACGGGCGAATTTTATGAAAATCCCGCCTTCGCGCCGCTGGTCGCCCGCCTGCAGGCCGACGGGAATTACCTGGGCCCCCATTCCGGGCGGCACCTGCTGTACTGCGACTGGAAGAAGCGCGACAGTCTCCTCGTTACCCGGCCCCAATTCGAATCCGATCTCGACATGAACCTCCGCGCCATGGCGCGCCTGGGGATTCCGGAACCGCATTTCTTCCTGCCGCCGTATGAATGGTACAACGATACCATTGTGCAGTGGACGAACGATCTGGGGATGCAACTCGTCAATTTTACCCCGGGAACGCGCTCCAATGCCGATTATACCTACCCCGAGATGGGTAAATCCTACGTTTCCAGCGACCGGATTTATGCATCCATCGTGGAATATGAAGCCGGCCATCCGGGTGGTTTGGACGGGTTTTTGCTCCTTTTGCACGCAGGAACGGACACCCGGCGGCCCGATAAATTTTATTTTCAATTGCGTAAATTGATCCGATATTTGCAGCTGAAAGATTACGAATTGGTGGTTGTGCCCCGGTTGTTGCCCAGACAATGA
- a CDS encoding TIGR02757 family protein encodes MTMKFQQLKEFLDAKAEHYDQPGFIAGDPVSIPHRFTKLQDIEIAGLFAAILAWGNRTTIINKCTELMGLFDNAPYDYIVNHEPRDRMKLMHFRHRTFNGLDLLYFTEFLQHYYSNVTSLEFAFSGYLQPEDTNIENALTGFQKMFFAMEHPDRTRKHVSTPARNSACKRLNMYLRWMVRQDKNGVDFGLWKQISPSQLVCPVDIHVSRVAARLGLIQSADANWKTALELTSQLRLMDPADPVKYDFALFGLGVIEKYV; translated from the coding sequence ATGACCATGAAGTTCCAGCAACTGAAAGAATTTTTGGATGCCAAAGCGGAGCATTACGACCAGCCGGGATTTATCGCCGGCGACCCGGTGAGCATCCCACACCGGTTCACCAAGCTCCAGGACATTGAGATCGCGGGACTTTTCGCGGCCATTCTGGCCTGGGGGAACCGTACCACCATCATCAACAAGTGCACCGAGTTGATGGGGCTGTTTGACAATGCTCCGTACGATTACATCGTAAACCACGAACCACGGGACCGGATGAAGCTCATGCATTTCCGGCACCGCACGTTCAACGGGCTGGATTTGCTCTATTTCACAGAGTTCCTCCAGCACTACTATTCCAACGTCACTTCCCTGGAATTCGCCTTCAGCGGCTACCTCCAGCCGGAAGACACCAACATCGAGAACGCCCTCACCGGCTTCCAGAAGATGTTTTTCGCCATGGAGCACCCCGACCGCACCCGCAAGCACGTTTCCACCCCCGCGCGCAACAGCGCCTGCAAAAGGCTGAACATGTACCTGCGGTGGATGGTCAGGCAAGACAAAAATGGCGTGGATTTTGGACTATGGAAGCAAATTTCGCCGTCGCAACTCGTGTGCCCGGTAGATATTCACGTGAGCCGCGTGGCAGCAAGGCTCGGCCTCATCCAGAGCGCAGACGCGAACTGGAAAACGGCCCTGGAGCTCACCAGCCAGCTGCGGCTCATGGATCCCGCAGACCCCGTGAAATACGATTTCGCGCTGTTCGGCCTCGGGGTCATCGAAAAATACGTTTGA
- a CDS encoding cystathionine gamma-synthase has product MKLGTKLIHAGVEPDPSTGAIMTPIFQTSTYVQAAPGDHKGYEYARTQNPTRDALQKALAAIENGNHGICFGSGLAATDAIMKLLAPGDEVVASSDLYGGTFRIFTKVFAKYGIRFHFVDLQDAAQLKQHLNAATKLVWIETPTNPMLNIIDIAACSAIAKEKGVLLAVDNTFASPYLQNPLDLGADIVVHSATKYLGGHSDVVHGAVIVKDDALAQQLAFIQNSCGAVPGPQDCFLVLRGIKTLHVRMQRHCENGEAVARFLRAHPKVDKVYWCGFEDHPNHGIAKKQMRGFGGMISFTLKDDSMDAALRVLSGTHLFSLAESLGGVESLIGHPASMTHASIPREERLKNGLTDSLIRLSVGIEDVEDLVADLKKAIG; this is encoded by the coding sequence ATGAAGTTAGGTACAAAGCTGATCCATGCGGGCGTTGAGCCGGACCCGTCTACCGGGGCCATTATGACGCCGATCTTCCAGACGTCCACCTATGTGCAGGCGGCGCCGGGCGATCATAAGGGCTACGAGTACGCCCGTACGCAGAACCCCACCCGCGACGCCCTCCAGAAAGCATTGGCAGCCATTGAGAACGGCAACCACGGGATCTGTTTCGGCAGCGGCCTCGCGGCCACGGATGCCATCATGAAACTCCTCGCCCCGGGCGATGAAGTGGTGGCTTCCAGCGACTTGTACGGCGGCACCTTCCGGATTTTCACCAAAGTTTTCGCCAAATACGGGATCAGGTTCCATTTCGTGGATTTGCAGGACGCTGCCCAATTGAAACAGCACCTGAATGCCGCCACGAAGCTCGTGTGGATCGAGACGCCCACCAATCCCATGCTCAATATCATCGACATCGCCGCCTGTTCCGCCATCGCGAAGGAAAAGGGCGTGCTGCTGGCGGTCGACAATACCTTCGCATCGCCGTACCTCCAGAACCCGCTGGACCTGGGGGCCGATATCGTGGTGCATTCCGCCACCAAATACCTCGGCGGGCATAGCGACGTGGTGCATGGTGCGGTGATCGTGAAAGACGACGCGCTCGCCCAGCAGCTGGCCTTCATCCAGAACAGTTGCGGCGCCGTGCCGGGGCCGCAGGATTGCTTCCTGGTGCTCCGCGGCATCAAGACGCTTCATGTCCGCATGCAGCGCCATTGCGAGAACGGCGAGGCCGTGGCCCGCTTCCTGCGGGCGCATCCGAAAGTGGACAAGGTGTACTGGTGCGGGTTCGAAGATCATCCCAACCACGGCATCGCCAAAAAGCAGATGCGCGGTTTCGGCGGCATGATCTCTTTTACGTTGAAAGACGATAGTATGGACGCGGCCCTCAGGGTTTTGAGCGGTACCCACCTTTTTTCGCTGGCCGAATCGCTGGGCGGCGTGGAGAGCCTCATCGGGCATCCGGCGTCGATGACGCATGCGTCTATCCCGCGCGAGGAGCGGCTGAAGAACGGTTTGACGGACTCGCTGATCCGGTTGAGCGTAGGTATCGAAGATGTGGAAGACCTGGTGGCCGATTTGAAAAAAGCGATCGGCTGA
- a CDS encoding sterol desaturase family protein, whose protein sequence is MKFEKIKNKGQARLFESRYLEMLTKTHPLVIWGMYLPLIGYSLFYSYDTLGFSIGRIALIFFGAMFFWSFFEYIMHRFIFHMISDSPRMTRFIYVLHGNHHEYPRDKQRLFMPPVPSLILASLIFGAQYIFLRQYTFMFFPGFLLGYLMYGSMHYAIHAWNPPFRFMKPLWRNHHLHHYKSEEKGFGVSSAFWDRVFGTFFDLEKEKEDKDKVKSLMFEK, encoded by the coding sequence ATGAAGTTTGAGAAGATCAAGAATAAAGGACAGGCAAGACTTTTTGAAAGCCGGTATCTGGAAATGCTGACCAAAACCCACCCCCTCGTGATCTGGGGGATGTACCTTCCGCTGATCGGATATTCGCTGTTTTACAGTTACGATACGTTGGGCTTCAGCATTGGCCGCATCGCGCTGATATTTTTCGGAGCTATGTTCTTCTGGTCGTTTTTCGAGTATATCATGCACCGGTTCATTTTTCATATGATATCGGACAGTCCGCGGATGACGCGGTTCATTTATGTGCTGCATGGTAACCATCACGAGTACCCGCGCGACAAGCAGCGGCTCTTCATGCCGCCGGTGCCCAGCTTGATATTGGCCTCACTGATCTTCGGGGCGCAGTATATCTTCCTGCGGCAATACACGTTCATGTTTTTCCCCGGTTTCCTGCTTGGCTACCTGATGTACGGCAGCATGCATTACGCCATCCACGCCTGGAACCCGCCGTTCCGGTTCATGAAGCCGCTCTGGCGCAATCATCACCTGCATCATTACAAAAGCGAGGAAAAAGGGTTCGGGGTGAGCTCCGCTTTCTGGGACCGCGTTTTCGGGACTTTCTTCGACCTGGAAAAGGAGAAGGAAGATAAAGACAAAGTGAAATCGCTCATGTTCGAAAAGTGA
- a CDS encoding serine hydrolase: MPRSFLFCLLLCYCSSAAAQGRTDAPLRDLLFQRASPQLRHVLGNPDSFHVQLIFTTITRNASGKPQFRDWHFQTDRDRYFNPASTVKMPLAFLALEKLRKLGIWKWTPMLTDSAWSGQTRVLTDTSAANGLPSIAQYIKKIFLVSDNDAYNRLYEFLGQQYLHDQLRAKGYKDVRIVRRFVPMSEEENRHTNPVRFTQNGETIYNQPAAYNPSPFDYSKQVMEGHSHWDKNDSLIHAPMDFTKHNYFPLEDLHRLLRSVIFPESAGKGKFDLQEEDYRFLYRWMAALPSESDHPRYDTAEFFDSYTKFFRFKDGRRKIPDHIRVFNKTGWSYGYLTDVAYFADFKNDVEFMVSGNIYVNRDGVLNDGKYEYEEVGYPFFREVGDILYNYTLEHHPFTGPTSRNSGSPWPDWAKNQKPSRGAIQRKCGWRSCLPHMSLQMAGYISRKR; this comes from the coding sequence ATGCCAAGATCGTTCCTTTTCTGCCTTTTGCTGTGCTATTGCAGCAGTGCGGCCGCGCAAGGCCGGACAGACGCGCCTTTGCGCGATCTCCTGTTCCAACGCGCTTCCCCGCAATTGCGGCATGTGCTCGGTAATCCGGACTCGTTCCACGTTCAGCTGATCTTCACCACCATCACCCGCAACGCTTCCGGCAAGCCGCAGTTCCGCGACTGGCATTTCCAGACCGACCGCGATCGGTATTTCAATCCCGCGTCTACCGTCAAAATGCCGCTGGCCTTCCTCGCGCTGGAAAAATTGCGGAAACTGGGCATCTGGAAATGGACGCCCATGCTCACAGACAGCGCCTGGAGCGGGCAAACCCGGGTGCTGACGGACACATCCGCCGCCAACGGCCTCCCTTCCATCGCCCAATACATCAAGAAAATATTCCTCGTCTCCGATAACGACGCCTACAACCGGCTGTACGAATTCCTCGGCCAGCAATACCTCCACGATCAGCTGCGGGCAAAGGGTTACAAGGATGTGCGCATCGTACGGCGCTTCGTTCCCATGAGCGAAGAAGAGAACCGCCACACCAATCCCGTGCGCTTCACGCAAAACGGCGAAACGATCTACAACCAGCCGGCAGCCTACAATCCGTCGCCTTTCGATTACAGTAAACAGGTAATGGAAGGCCATTCGCATTGGGACAAAAACGACAGCCTCATCCATGCTCCCATGGATTTTACGAAACATAATTATTTCCCGCTGGAAGACCTGCACCGCCTCCTCCGGTCCGTGATCTTCCCCGAAAGCGCCGGCAAAGGGAAATTCGATCTCCAGGAAGAAGATTACCGGTTTTTATACCGCTGGATGGCAGCATTGCCCTCCGAAAGCGATCATCCACGATACGATACCGCCGAATTTTTCGACAGCTACACCAAGTTTTTCCGCTTCAAAGACGGCCGCCGGAAAATTCCCGACCACATCCGCGTATTCAATAAAACGGGCTGGAGTTACGGCTACCTGACCGATGTGGCGTACTTCGCAGACTTTAAAAACGATGTCGAATTCATGGTTTCCGGGAACATTTACGTGAACCGCGACGGCGTGCTGAACGATGGCAAATACGAATACGAGGAAGTGGGATACCCATTCTTCCGCGAAGTGGGGGATATCCTGTACAACTACACGCTGGAACATCACCCCTTCACCGGCCCGACCTCTCGAAATTCCGGGAGTCCGTGGCCGGATTGGGCGAAAAACCAAAAGCCATCACGCGGGGCGATACAACGAAAATGCGGCTGGCGCTCGTGTTTACCGCACATGAGTTTGCAGATGGCGGGATACATATCGCGGAAACGCTGA
- a CDS encoding DUF6263 family protein, with product MKKLTGLVAMCCLALSLSAQDYVELNYNLKTGSEFTLNQESRSETYMTVQEVVQRTTRDYNNKMSIKVTDAAPGRFTMHWSYTDIKFNFNAKNQNIYVDAKTDHPDEPLQGALKLMLNQPFTVEIQGNGTINKVEGLDQLMEKAAEAFAKLKSDERDAYKKLLKDQFGTDAFRGWLEQLLVIYPVHGIKNGTQWEESVPLRGGLKGRVDLYWNLQHWDGQTAKVNSEGNIKTDRVETFTIEDGIQATAAIEGKLVTNYLILRESGFPSIAVQNTEMNGKYVYLANRKKQLKKDLTVPVRIVTNASYKIKQVK from the coding sequence ATGAAGAAACTCACCGGACTGGTAGCGATGTGCTGCCTCGCTTTATCCCTCTCCGCGCAGGATTATGTGGAGCTGAACTACAACTTGAAGACGGGTAGCGAATTTACGCTCAACCAGGAAAGCCGCAGTGAAACTTACATGACGGTACAGGAAGTGGTGCAACGGACAACCCGCGATTACAATAATAAAATGTCCATCAAAGTCACGGACGCCGCGCCCGGACGGTTCACCATGCATTGGTCTTACACCGATATCAAATTCAACTTCAACGCCAAAAACCAGAATATTTACGTAGACGCCAAAACCGACCATCCCGACGAGCCCCTGCAAGGCGCCCTCAAGCTCATGCTCAATCAACCCTTTACCGTTGAGATCCAGGGCAATGGCACCATCAACAAGGTAGAAGGGCTCGACCAGCTCATGGAAAAAGCCGCGGAAGCTTTCGCCAAGCTGAAATCGGACGAGCGCGACGCGTATAAAAAACTCCTGAAAGACCAGTTCGGCACAGATGCATTCCGCGGATGGCTGGAGCAACTGCTCGTCATTTACCCCGTTCACGGTATCAAGAACGGTACCCAGTGGGAAGAAAGCGTTCCGCTGCGCGGGGGGCTCAAAGGCCGGGTAGACCTCTACTGGAACCTTCAGCATTGGGACGGGCAAACGGCCAAGGTCAATTCCGAAGGCAATATCAAAACCGACCGGGTAGAAACCTTCACCATTGAAGACGGTATCCAGGCCACCGCCGCCATCGAAGGGAAGCTCGTCACCAATTACCTCATCCTCCGCGAAAGCGGTTTCCCCAGCATCGCCGTGCAAAACACGGAAATGAACGGTAAATACGTCTATCTCGCCAATCGCAAAAAGCAATTGAAAAAAGACCTGACGGTGCCGGTAAGAATCGTGACGAACGCATCCTACAAGATCAAGCAGGTAAAATAA
- a CDS encoding DUF2911 domain-containing protein has translation MNTLKSLLVIAGLAVCSIAGAQDRKMPPVDPSPMDMAYYPVMYPYVCKVKGEPGALVARAIFSRPQKKGRPIFGNLVEYGKVWRLGANEATEVEFFRPVNIGGKSVPKGRYTIYAIPSETKWTVILNKQTDIWGAYKYEPQMDVVRTEVPVIASPEEIEAFSMVFEKAAYGANLLMGWDKTQVSLPIRWSDSRVVASADKPKTGKPGRK, from the coding sequence ATGAATACGCTCAAATCTCTGCTCGTTATAGCCGGCCTCGCCGTTTGCAGCATCGCCGGCGCTCAGGACCGTAAAATGCCGCCGGTAGACCCCAGTCCCATGGACATGGCCTATTACCCTGTCATGTACCCCTACGTGTGCAAGGTGAAAGGCGAGCCCGGAGCACTGGTGGCCAGGGCCATTTTCAGCCGTCCGCAGAAAAAAGGCCGCCCCATCTTCGGGAACCTCGTGGAATACGGTAAAGTTTGGCGCCTCGGGGCCAACGAAGCCACGGAAGTGGAGTTTTTCCGCCCGGTGAACATCGGCGGCAAATCCGTTCCCAAAGGCCGGTATACCATTTACGCCATCCCCAGCGAAACCAAATGGACGGTCATCCTGAATAAACAGACCGACATCTGGGGCGCCTATAAATATGAGCCTCAAATGGATGTAGTGCGCACGGAGGTGCCGGTGATCGCTTCCCCCGAAGAGATCGAAGCGTTCAGCATGGTGTTCGAAAAGGCGGCTTATGGCGCCAATCTGCTCATGGGGTGGGACAAAACCCAGGTTTCCCTGCCCATCCGCTGGTCGGATTCCAGGGTGGTGGCTTCGGCAGACAAACCGAAAACCGGCAAGCCCGGCCGTAAATAA